A stretch of Cucumis sativus cultivar 9930 chromosome 2, Cucumber_9930_V3, whole genome shotgun sequence DNA encodes these proteins:
- the LOC101212657 gene encoding 11S globulin subunit beta: MMRRGEWEGRSYRGSSGEKSGNVFSGFADEFLEEAFQVDSGLVRKLKGEDDERDRIVLAEEDFDVLMPERDDQERSRGRYVESETENGFEETVCTLRLKHSIGRSEHADVFNTRGGRISTANFNNLPFLRQVRLSAERGVLYNKAISAPHYTVNAHTLAYATRGSARVQVVDNYGQSVFDGEVREGQVVMIPQNFVVMTKAGDRGFEWIAFKTNDNAITNLLAGRVSQMRLLPLGVVSNMYKISREEAQRLKYGQPEMRIFSPGRTQR, encoded by the exons ATGATGCGAAGAGGGGAATGGGAAGGAAGAAGCTATAGAGGATCTTCTGGAGAGAAATCAGGCAATGTGTTCAGTGGATTTGCAGATGAATTTTTAGAAGAAGCTTTCCAAGTAGATAGTGGATTGGTTAGGAAATTGAAGGGAGAAGACGACGAGAGGGATAGAATCGTGCTTGCCGAAGAAGATTTCGATGTGCTTATGCCGGAGAGAGACGATCAAGAAAGATCAAGAGGAAGATACGTGGAATCAGAAACAGAAAATGGCTTCGAAGAAACCGTATGCACACTCCGATTGAAGCATAGCATTGGCCGATCTGAACACGCCGATGTGTTCAACACACGTGGCGGTCGCATCTCCACCGCCAACTTCAATAACCTCCCCTTCCTCCGCCAAGTCCGCCTCAGCGCCGAACGAGGAGTCCTCTACAAC AAAGCGATATCTGCACCGCACTACACAGTGAACGCTCATACATTGGCGTACGCTACGAGAGGTAGCGCAAGAGTGCAAGTGGTGGACAACTACGGTCAGTCGGTGTTTGACGGGGAGGTCCGGGAAGGACAGGTAGTGATGATTCCTCAGAACTTCGTGGTGATGACAAAAGCAGGCGATAGAGGATTCGAGTGGATTGCATTCAAGACAAACGACAACGCAATCACGAACTTGCTGGCGGGAAGAGTTTCGCAGATGAGATTGCTTCCGTTGGGAGTTGTGTCGAACATGTACAAAATTTCAAGGGAGGAGGCGCAGCGGCTGAAGTACGGGCAACCGGAGATGAGGATTTTCAGTCCAGGAAGGACGCAGAGATGA
- the LOC116402021 gene encoding 11S globulin subunit beta-like: protein MPHYSPLAFLCFAVFIHGCLSQTDQFPWSWGFQGSEARQQHRFHSPKPCHLENLRAQDPVRRIEAEGGFTELWEPNSEELQCAGVNMVRHTIRPRGLLLPGFTNAPKLVFVVQGTGIRGVAMPGCPETYQTDLRRSQSSGNFRDQHQKIRQFREGDLLVVPAGVSHWMYNRGQSDLILIVFVDTRNVANQIDPFARVSWGKKKKRTTTTECNYLITDLNKNL, encoded by the coding sequence ATGCCTCACTATTCTCCTCTTGCTTTCTTATGTTTTGCAGTTTTCATCCATGGCTGCCTCTCCCAGACCGACCAATTTCCCTGGAGTTGGGGCTTCCAAGGCAGTGAAGCTAGGCAACAGCACCGTTTCCACTCTCCCAAACCCTGCCATCTCGAGAATCTCAGAGCTCAAGACCCCGTTCGCCGGATTGAGGCGGAGGGTGGTTTCACTGAATTATGGGAGCCCAACAGTGAGGAGCTCCAGTGTGCCGGAGTAAATATGGTCCGCCATACAATCCGACCCAGAGGTCTGCTTTTACCTGGATTCACTAATGCTCCTAAACTTGTTTTCGTCGTCCAAGGTACTGGTATTCGAGGTGTTGCAATGCCTGGCTGTCCTGAGACTTACCAAACCGATTTACGAAGATCACAATCGTCTGGAAACTTCAGAGACCAGCACCAGAAGATCCGCCAGTTCAGAGAGGGAGATCTCCTCGTCGTCCCTGCCGGAGTTTCTCACTGGATGTATAATCGTGGACAGTCTGATCTCATCTTGATTGTGTTCGTTGATACACGCAATGTCGCCAATCAAATTGATCCATTCGCCAGAGTAAGTTggggtaaaaaaaaaaaaagaacaacaacaacagagtgtaactatttaattactgATTTGAACAAGAACCTCTAA
- the LOC105434731 gene encoding uncharacterized protein LOC105434731 — MAEQTSQTINLNSSTTSQTQENPPPTSDGPQNPVDPNQGYFNPFCIHHNDNSSLILVTEPLTEENYVSWSRGMIIGLFIKNKLGFSDGSLSRPNDDSLPSWIRNNNIVISWILN, encoded by the coding sequence ATGGCCGAACAAACCTCCCAAACCATCAATCTGAATTCCTCCACCACATCACAGACCCAAGAAAATCCTCCTCCCACTTCCGATGGCCCTCAAAATCCCGTTGATCCGAATCAAGGATACTTTAATCCCTTTTGCATACACCACAACGATAACTCCAGTTTGATATTAGTCACTGAGCCATTAACAGAGGAGAATTATGTTTCTTGGAGCCGCGGAATGATAATCGGTTTATTCATAAAAAACAAGCTTGGCTTTAGTGATGGTTCTCTTTCCCGGCCAAACGATGATTCCCTTCCTTCTTGGATCAGAAACAACAACATTGTCATTTCTTGGATCTTGAATTAA
- the LOC101204634 gene encoding putative E3 ubiquitin-protein ligase XBAT34: MGQQPSKDELVYQRASNGDVEGIKALAAEGAGLEWVDREGKTPLIVSCTKPEPYNVAKTLLELGANVNAFAPGRNGGTPLHHAAKRGLENTVKLLLSYRANTSIINDACQTALEVARAAGHKNVVRAIENHISLFSGWMREFYGPEFLEVLAPHFLSRKVWIVVLPCGSRNPMKPTKLELAVYASLQDAQPRLVIPLWKSYLEEHRLQESDPSVVIVDNTPNLTPRGGRRRRRSCHTSWEARCRFRKSKTGRLRLAPANEHDRQQLQWFCDACKGIPQPKVQSTASHDYKSPINIATISPGAEDPELMMAINASIQSAMQERGQLHHNPHSSSSEAGASSSGALPQPAPPKTSSSKWTVHEASHDACAETPNDPVPVIQIMHPPNAVPTAPPVVANTFEASTGTVDYPLVDSDSANVIPSSSVGNEGKQSNGNSTCVICLDSPVEGACVPCGHMAGCMSCLNEIKTKNWGCPVCRTKINQVIKLYVV; encoded by the exons ATGGGGCAGCAACCATCCAAAGATGAGCTTGTGTATCAACGGGCTAGCAACGGCGATGTTGAAGGGATTAAAGCCCTTGCAGCAGAAGGAGCCGGCCTTGAG TGGGTTGATAGGGAAGGGAAGACTCCATTGATTGTTTCCTGTACGAAACCAGAGCCTTATAACGTGGCCAAAACGTTACTAGAACTTGGCGCCAATGTCAATGCGTTTGCACCAG GCCGTAATGGTGGAACGCCGTTGCATCATGCAGCTAAAAGAGGGTTGGAAAATACTGTTAAATTACTTCTTTCTTACAgag CAAATACTTCGATAATTAATGATGCTTGCCAAACTGCATTGGAAGTTGCCAGAGCAGCAGGGCACAAGAATGTTGTTCGTGCCATTGAG AATCATATTAGTCTCTTCTCTGGTTGGATGCGGGAATTTTATGGGCCGGAGTTTCTTGAAGTACTAGCTCCTCATTTCCTTTCACGGAAAGT CTGGATAGTTGTTTTACCTTGTGGTTCTCGAAATCCTATGAAGCCTACCAAGTTGGAGCTTGCCGTATATGCTAGCTTACAG GATGCCCAGCCTCGTCTAGTTATTCCATTGTGGAAATCATATTTAGAGGAACATAGGTTACAGGAATCTGATCCGTCTGTTGTCATTGTCGACAACACTCCAA ACCTAACCCCAAGAGGAGGGAGGAGGCGAAGACGGAGTTGCCACACCTCCTGGGAAGCCAGATGTCGATTTCGAAAATCAAAGA CTGGACGCCTTAGACTCGCACCTGCTAATGAGCACGACAGACAACAACTTCAATGGTTTTGTGATGCTTGCAAAGGGATTCCTCAGCCAAAG GTGCAATCTACAGCTTCGCATGATTACAAGAGCCCAATCAACATTGCGACGATATCTCCCGGTGCTGAAGATCCGGAGCTCATGATGGCCATAAATGCCTCTATTCAGTCAGCTATGCAGGAAAGAGGACAGCTTCATCATAATCCTCATTCATCGAGTTCTGAAGCAGGTGCCTCCAGTAGCGGCGCATTACCTCAACCTGCTCCTCCTAAAACAAGTTCTAGCAAATGGACAGTGCACGAAGCAAGCCACGATGCTTGTGCAGAAACACCAAATGATCCTGTCCCTGTCATCCAGATCATGCATCCTCCAAATGCAGTTCCCACAGCTCCACCTGTGGTAGCCAATACTTTTGAGGCTAGCACAGGCACAGTTGACTACCCGTTGGTTGATTCTGACTCTGCAAACGTCATACCATCTTCATCAGTTGGGAATGAAGGGAAACAAAGTAACGGCAACTCGACGTGTGTCATATGTTTGGATTCTCCAGTAGAAGGAGCCTGTGTTCCCTGCGGCCATATGGCTGGATGTATGTCTTGTCTAAATGAGATCAAAACCAAGAATTGGGGATGCCCAGTTTGTCGCACCAAGATCAATCAAGTCATAAAGTTGTATGTGGTATGA